A window of the Pedobacter frigiditerrae genome harbors these coding sequences:
- the panD gene encoding aspartate 1-decarboxylase: MIIEILKSKIHRVKVTQAELNYVGSITIDEDLLDAANIIPNEKVQIVNNNNGERFETYAIRGERGSGMICLNGATARKVQVGDILIIMSYGSLPMEEAKKYQPILVFPDDNNKLLK, translated from the coding sequence ATGATTATCGAGATTTTAAAATCGAAAATACACCGCGTTAAGGTAACACAAGCAGAATTAAATTACGTTGGTAGCATAACTATAGACGAAGATTTATTAGATGCAGCTAATATTATTCCTAATGAAAAGGTTCAAATTGTTAACAATAACAATGGCGAACGTTTTGAAACTTATGCCATTAGAGGCGAAAGAGGAAGTGGTATGATTTGCCTTAATGGCGCTACAGCTCGTAAAGTTCAGGTTGGTGATATATTAATAATTATGTCTTACGGTTCATTGCCAATGGAAGAGGCTAAAAAGTATCAACCAATCCTAGTTTTCCCAGACGACAATAATAAATTGTTGAAGTAG
- the panC gene encoding pantoate--beta-alanine ligase, protein MEITNTISALQMLLSPLQKAKSKVALVPTMGALHKGHLSLIKIAQQYADVVVCSIFVNPTQFTDPKDLEKYPRPLEHDIKMLQEAGCNFVFMPTVKEMYPTFPTPEDWHIDLGAAEFLLEGEFRKGHYQGVTQIVKKLFDAVNPDIAFFGQKDFQQVLMIKNMVKHFNMPIEIVSCPIIRENDGLAMSSRNIHLSQNDRENALVLSKALQFVADNFNKLSNDELLGKAKLMINETNGVELDYFTIADGETLLATTNKEVKNTIALVAAKVGETRLIDNMLLN, encoded by the coding sequence TTGGAAATCACAAATACAATCTCAGCATTACAAATGTTGTTAAGTCCTTTACAAAAGGCAAAATCTAAAGTTGCGTTAGTGCCTACCATGGGTGCATTGCATAAAGGGCATCTCTCATTAATTAAGATTGCGCAACAATATGCTGATGTAGTTGTATGTAGTATTTTTGTGAATCCCACTCAATTTACAGATCCAAAAGATTTAGAAAAATATCCACGCCCGCTTGAGCATGATATTAAAATGCTACAAGAGGCAGGCTGTAATTTTGTCTTTATGCCAACTGTAAAAGAGATGTACCCTACTTTTCCAACTCCAGAAGATTGGCATATAGACTTAGGTGCGGCTGAATTTTTATTGGAAGGTGAGTTTAGAAAAGGTCATTATCAAGGGGTTACCCAAATTGTAAAAAAGCTTTTTGATGCGGTTAATCCGGATATTGCATTCTTTGGACAAAAAGATTTCCAGCAGGTGCTGATGATTAAAAATATGGTTAAGCATTTTAATATGCCAATTGAGATTGTTTCTTGCCCAATTATAAGGGAAAATGATGGATTGGCGATGAGTTCTAGGAACATTCATTTATCCCAAAACGATAGAGAAAATGCGTTGGTGCTAAGCAAAGCCTTGCAGTTTGTAGCTGACAATTTTAACAAACTATCTAATGATGAGTTGTTGGGTAAAGCCAAATTGATGATAAATGAAACGAACGGCGTTGAATTAGATTACTTTACAATTGCAGATGGTGAAACCTTATTGGCAACAACAAACAAGGAAGTTAAAAATACAATAGCCTTGGTTGCTGCAAAAGTTGGCGAAACACGTTTAATTGATAATATGCTGCTTAATTAA
- a CDS encoding glycogen/starch synthase: MAKTKLLIVTHEMSPFLELTKISEITRQLPQAMQEKGFEIRILMPRFGNINERRNRLHEVIRLSGMNIIIDDNDNPLIIKVASIPAARMQVYFLDNEDYFQRKYVFRDKENKFYADNDERTIFFCKGALETVKKLGWAPDIVHCHGWMTSLVPAYIKTTYKNDPTFKNAKVVYSVYENCFTETLNADLHKKAVMQNMTEEDTKAFIKADSNSLHIGAITHSDAVVLADEKIDNDVLKFVKDSNKPTLAFNLTENYENFFNFYEEISDEELVSVA, translated from the coding sequence ATGGCAAAAACGAAGCTACTGATTGTTACACACGAGATGTCGCCTTTCCTCGAACTTACTAAAATTTCTGAAATTACCCGTCAACTGCCACAAGCAATGCAAGAAAAAGGATTCGAAATCCGCATCTTGATGCCTAGGTTTGGTAACATTAATGAAAGAAGAAACAGGTTACACGAAGTTATTCGATTATCAGGAATGAACATTATTATTGATGATAATGACAATCCGTTAATCATTAAAGTTGCTTCAATTCCTGCTGCACGTATGCAGGTTTATTTCTTAGACAACGAAGATTATTTTCAAAGAAAGTATGTTTTTAGAGACAAGGAAAACAAATTTTACGCAGATAATGACGAGCGTACTATTTTCTTCTGTAAAGGCGCACTAGAAACCGTTAAAAAACTAGGTTGGGCACCAGATATTGTTCATTGCCATGGCTGGATGACATCTTTAGTACCTGCTTACATTAAAACAACTTACAAAAACGACCCAACATTTAAAAATGCTAAAGTTGTTTATTCGGTTTACGAAAACTGTTTTACAGAAACTTTAAATGCTGATTTGCATAAAAAAGCTGTAATGCAAAATATGACTGAGGAAGATACAAAAGCTTTCATTAAAGCAGACAGTAATAGCTTACACATTGGAGCCATAACTCACTCAGACGCAGTAGTATTAGCTGATGAAAAGATTGATAATGATGTGTTAAAATTTGTTAAAGATTCTAATAAGCCAACTTTAGCCTTTAATTTAACCGAAAATTACGAGAACTTCTTCAATTTTTATGAAGAAATCTCTGATGAAGAATTGGTTTCAGTAGCTTAA
- a CDS encoding DUF4270 domain-containing protein: MKFIKLDLLTLLISLFLFASCENSSTIGLEVDPSIAVQGALVDTVTISSRTVAEDITSTVSSARFPMGFLKDPIFGTTESSLAMTVNLPVDAYNFGTTPIVDSAILVLKYGGQFYGDSTANYSIDVHQLDVNISRENSFLSNRDWTYSTFLGNKTGRLKPSTAYKVTDVVAGKADTLRTVSPQIRIPLDKTFIQENIVNISSENLKYNANFTRFFNGLHVQINKTNSTGNGGIMFFDFGSAASSLVLYYKKTNVSTGLKDTVSIDFPIAANTNPVAATIKHDYTGTQIATQLASPNTQFPVTYLQPLSGVRNKISFPYLNKFAASAGKIVVNKAELVIDLSAGSDAIPFNAAPRLALYRYDIAEKRENLPDNNAGSSTSSPDPRYTGTFGGYYNVLTKQYIFNISGYIQDLLDGKTKDYGTFLAATPSTEFEIVPSIATAARSVLGSYKKNPVAGDNLMKLNIYYTKIN; this comes from the coding sequence ATGAAATTTATAAAACTAGACTTATTAACCTTGTTGATAAGTCTTTTTCTTTTCGCTTCATGCGAAAACTCCTCTACAATTGGTTTAGAAGTTGACCCAAGTATTGCTGTACAAGGTGCCTTGGTTGATACGGTTACTATTAGTTCAAGAACTGTAGCCGAAGACATCACTTCTACAGTGTCTTCAGCTAGATTTCCAATGGGCTTTTTAAAAGACCCTATTTTCGGAACAACAGAATCGAGTTTAGCAATGACGGTAAATTTGCCTGTTGATGCTTACAATTTCGGCACAACCCCTATTGTTGATTCTGCCATTTTAGTCTTAAAATATGGCGGTCAATTTTATGGTGATAGTACGGCAAACTATAGTATAGATGTTCATCAATTAGACGTGAATATATCTAGAGAAAATTCATTTTTAAGCAACAGAGATTGGACTTATTCAACCTTCTTAGGCAATAAAACAGGGAGACTTAAACCATCTACTGCTTATAAAGTTACAGATGTTGTGGCAGGAAAGGCGGATACACTAAGAACAGTTAGCCCTCAAATAAGAATTCCCTTAGATAAAACATTCATCCAAGAAAACATTGTTAATATTAGTTCTGAAAATTTAAAGTACAATGCAAATTTTACTAGGTTTTTTAATGGATTGCATGTACAAATAAACAAAACAAACTCTACTGGTAATGGTGGCATAATGTTTTTTGATTTTGGTAGTGCAGCCTCTTCTCTTGTCTTATATTATAAAAAAACAAATGTAAGTACTGGATTAAAGGACACCGTTTCAATTGACTTTCCAATAGCTGCTAATACAAATCCTGTTGCTGCGACAATTAAGCATGACTATACAGGTACACAAATTGCTACGCAATTAGCAAGTCCTAACACACAATTTCCGGTTACTTATTTGCAGCCTTTGTCTGGAGTAAGAAACAAAATTTCATTTCCTTACTTAAACAAATTTGCCGCTAGTGCAGGTAAAATCGTTGTTAACAAAGCTGAGTTAGTTATTGACTTAAGCGCTGGTTCTGATGCTATTCCTTTTAATGCCGCACCAAGACTAGCCCTATATAGGTATGACATTGCAGAAAAAAGAGAAAATTTGCCAGACAATAATGCTGGTTCTTCAACTTCAAGTCCAGATCCCCGTTATACTGGAACCTTTGGAGGTTATTATAATGTATTAACAAAACAATACATATTTAATATTTCTGGATATATACAAGACCTCCTAGATGGTAAGACAAAGGACTACGGGACTTTTTTAGCTGCAACACCATCCACAGAATTTGAAATAGTGCCTTCGATAGCAACAGCCGCAAGATCGGTATTAGGTTCCTATAAAAAGAATCCAGTTGCTGGTGATAATTTGATGAAATTGAATATTTATTATACCAAGATAAATTAG
- the glmS gene encoding glutamine--fructose-6-phosphate transaminase (isomerizing): protein MCGIVGYIGFREAWPIVLKGLKRLEYRGYDSAGIALIESGNLNIYKKAGKVNELENFAEGKDLAGTIGMGHTRWATHGAPSDRNSHPHTSDNGRLTIIHNGIIENYAILKEELLRRGHTFKSDTDTEVLIHLIEEIYKNEHNDLLEAVRLALKEVSGAYAIVVMDQDKPDQLIAARKGSPMVIGVGQGEYFIASDATPIIEYTKNVIYLNDNEIAFLKRDELMIKRLDNVVQTPYIQELELKLEMLEKGGYDHFMLKEIYEQPRSIRDCLRGRIYPEEGKVQLGGIKEFVDKLKNIDRIIIVACGTSWHAGLVGEYLIEEYARIPVEVEYASEFRYRNPIITEKDVVIAISQSGETADTMAAIEMAKEKGATIFGVCNVVGASIPRITHAGVYTHAGPEIGVASTKAFTAQVTVLTLIAFYMAQQRGTITSSKLIELLTELDSIPDKIQLALKSNDIVKEISEKFKDSRNCLFLGRGSGFPVALEGALKLKEISYIHAEGYPAAEMKHGPIALIDEEMPVVVIATKNSSYEKVISNIQEVKARKGVVIAIVTEGDTEVKKMADYCIEIPDANEAFLPLLATIPLQLLSYHIAVLRGCNVDQPRNLAKSVTVE, encoded by the coding sequence ATGTGTGGAATTGTAGGGTATATAGGGTTTAGAGAAGCTTGGCCAATTGTACTAAAAGGATTAAAAAGGTTAGAATATCGAGGATATGATAGTGCAGGTATTGCCTTGATTGAGAGCGGCAATTTAAATATATATAAAAAAGCCGGTAAAGTTAATGAACTTGAAAATTTTGCGGAAGGCAAAGACTTAGCAGGAACGATTGGTATGGGACATACTAGATGGGCAACGCATGGAGCGCCTTCTGATAGAAACTCACACCCGCATACTTCAGACAATGGAAGATTGACCATTATTCATAATGGTATTATAGAAAATTACGCTATTCTAAAAGAAGAACTACTAAGAAGAGGACACACATTCAAAAGCGATACAGATACTGAAGTATTAATTCATTTAATAGAAGAAATTTATAAGAATGAACACAACGACTTGTTAGAGGCCGTAAGGTTAGCTTTAAAAGAAGTAAGTGGCGCTTATGCAATTGTTGTGATGGATCAAGATAAGCCAGACCAACTTATTGCCGCAAGAAAAGGAAGTCCAATGGTAATTGGTGTTGGGCAAGGAGAATATTTTATTGCCTCAGACGCTACACCGATTATTGAATACACAAAAAACGTAATTTATCTTAACGATAATGAGATTGCCTTTTTAAAACGCGACGAGTTAATGATTAAACGTTTAGATAATGTTGTTCAAACACCTTATATACAAGAGCTAGAACTTAAACTAGAAATGTTAGAAAAAGGTGGTTATGATCACTTTATGCTAAAGGAAATCTATGAGCAACCTCGTTCTATTAGAGATTGTTTGAGAGGAAGAATTTATCCCGAAGAAGGTAAAGTACAATTGGGAGGAATTAAGGAATTTGTTGACAAGCTTAAAAACATTGATCGTATCATTATCGTGGCTTGCGGAACTTCTTGGCATGCTGGTTTGGTAGGAGAATACTTAATTGAGGAGTACGCTCGTATACCTGTTGAAGTAGAATATGCATCTGAATTTAGGTATAGAAATCCGATTATTACCGAAAAAGATGTAGTTATTGCCATATCTCAATCCGGTGAAACGGCAGATACTATGGCCGCAATAGAAATGGCCAAAGAAAAAGGTGCTACTATTTTTGGAGTTTGTAATGTTGTTGGGGCATCAATTCCCAGAATTACTCATGCAGGTGTATATACACATGCTGGACCTGAAATTGGTGTAGCATCAACTAAAGCATTTACCGCACAAGTAACGGTGTTAACATTAATAGCCTTTTATATGGCTCAACAAAGAGGAACAATTACCAGTTCTAAATTGATCGAGCTATTAACCGAGCTTGATTCGATACCCGATAAGATACAGTTAGCCTTAAAATCTAATGATATCGTTAAAGAAATTTCTGAGAAGTTTAAAGATTCTAGGAATTGTTTATTTTTAGGAAGAGGAAGCGGCTTTCCAGTTGCACTAGAAGGCGCATTAAAATTAAAGGAAATCTCATATATACATGCAGAAGGCTACCCTGCAGCGGAAATGAAACATGGGCCGATTGCTTTAATAGATGAAGAAATGCCAGTTGTTGTGATAGCGACTAAAAATTCATCCTACGAAAAGGTAATCAGCAACATTCAAGAGGTTAAGGCTAGAAAAGGAGTTGTTATAGCTATTGTTACAGAAGGTGATACAGAAGTTAAAAAAATGGCTGATTATTGTATTGAAATACCTGACGCGAACGAAGCATTTTTACCATTGCTTGCAACTATTCCACTTCAACTATTATCATACCATATAGCTGTATTAAGAGGTTGTAATGTAGATCAGCCAAGGAATTTAGCAAAATCTGTTACAGTTGAATAA
- a CDS encoding single-stranded DNA-binding protein produces MSGINKVILVGHLGKDPEVRHLEGGVTVASFPLATSETYNKDGKRVEQTEWHNIVLWRGLAEVASKYLQKGKLVYIEGKLRTRSFEDKEKVKKYVTEVVAENFTMLGRKSDFENTPVSSGTPKSEDDYITPNGDSVAETGDLPF; encoded by the coding sequence ATGTCCGGTATTAACAAAGTTATTTTAGTGGGGCACCTGGGTAAGGATCCAGAAGTCCGACATTTAGAAGGTGGCGTAACAGTTGCTAGCTTTCCTTTAGCAACATCTGAAACGTATAATAAAGATGGTAAACGCGTTGAGCAAACAGAATGGCACAATATCGTGCTGTGGAGAGGTTTGGCAGAGGTGGCCTCAAAATATCTTCAAAAGGGAAAATTAGTCTATATTGAAGGAAAATTAAGAACACGCTCTTTTGAAGATAAGGAGAAAGTGAAAAAATATGTAACTGAAGTTGTTGCGGAGAATTTCACAATGCTTGGAAGAAAAAGTGACTTTGAGAACACCCCAGTGAGCTCTGGCACTCCAAAAAGTGAAGATGATTATATAACACCAAATGGTGATTCTGTGGCTGAAACCGGCGACTTACCCTTTTGA
- the mutY gene encoding A/G-specific adenine glycosylase — MSFQTEIIKWYKINKRDLPWRSTTDPYVIWLSEIILQQTRVEQGLPYFNKFLENFPTVKAFASATENEVLKLWQGLGYYSRGRNMLYTAKQVMEMHNGNFPKAYEKLIKLKGIGDYTAAAISSFSNNESKAVLDGNVFRVLSRYFRIEEPINSTNGKKIFSSLAQKLIEDHKPSVYNQAIMEFGALQCKPKSPACNICPLQFGCFALKNHKVDVLPVKLKKVKVRERWFNYFVGFKDDKILIKQRQAGDIWQQMYDFPLIETNDVAGLNDNDFTATIREMFGNDVKIKSLVQKKHILTHQIIYVHFFGLENYMINFNVHTDIKSVTLEDLATLPHPKVISDFFELYLQNKPNI; from the coding sequence ATGAGCTTCCAAACTGAAATAATAAAATGGTATAAAATTAATAAACGCGATCTTCCTTGGCGTAGTACAACCGATCCTTATGTAATTTGGTTATCTGAAATTATCTTACAACAGACTAGGGTTGAGCAAGGCTTACCTTACTTTAATAAGTTCTTGGAGAATTTCCCTACAGTAAAAGCTTTTGCAAGTGCTACTGAAAATGAAGTTTTAAAACTTTGGCAGGGGTTAGGTTATTATTCTAGAGGTAGAAATATGCTTTATACGGCTAAGCAAGTAATGGAAATGCATAATGGGAATTTTCCAAAAGCCTATGAAAAGTTAATTAAACTGAAAGGAATAGGCGATTATACTGCAGCTGCTATTTCTTCCTTCTCGAATAATGAATCTAAAGCTGTTTTGGATGGGAATGTTTTTAGGGTGTTGTCTCGATATTTCAGAATTGAAGAACCAATTAACTCTACAAATGGTAAAAAGATATTTTCATCGCTTGCTCAAAAATTAATTGAAGATCATAAACCATCGGTATACAATCAAGCGATTATGGAATTTGGTGCGTTGCAATGTAAACCAAAATCGCCAGCTTGCAATATTTGCCCTTTACAATTTGGCTGCTTTGCGCTTAAAAATCACAAAGTGGATGTATTGCCTGTAAAACTCAAAAAGGTAAAAGTGAGAGAAAGATGGTTTAATTATTTTGTCGGATTTAAAGATGATAAAATTTTAATTAAACAGCGTCAAGCCGGAGACATTTGGCAACAGATGTATGATTTTCCTCTAATCGAGACTAATGATGTTGCGGGCTTAAACGATAATGATTTTACCGCAACTATAAGAGAGATGTTTGGTAACGATGTAAAAATCAAATCTTTGGTGCAAAAAAAACATATTTTAACTCACCAAATTATATATGTTCATTTTTTTGGTTTAGAAAATTATATGATTAACTTTAATGTGCATACAGATATTAAATCGGTTACGCTTGAAGATTTAGCTACTTTACCACATCCAAAAGTTATAAGCGATTTTTTTGAATTGTATTTGCAAAACAAACCAAATATTTAA
- a CDS encoding HU family DNA-binding protein, whose protein sequence is MTKADIISEISTKTGIEKVDVQETVEAFFKVIKNSMIGGENVYVRGFGSFVVKKRAQKTARNISKNTAIIIPEHFVPSFKPAKVFVDKVKNNSKKVKAEA, encoded by the coding sequence ATGACTAAGGCAGATATTATTTCAGAAATATCAACAAAAACAGGCATTGAGAAAGTAGATGTACAAGAAACAGTTGAGGCATTTTTCAAAGTAATCAAAAACAGTATGATTGGTGGCGAAAATGTATATGTTAGAGGCTTTGGAAGTTTCGTTGTAAAAAAGAGAGCACAAAAAACTGCTAGAAATATTTCTAAAAACACTGCTATCATTATCCCAGAACATTTTGTTCCTAGCTTTAAACCAGCAAAAGTATTTGTTGATAAAGTAAAAAACAATTCTAAAAAAGTTAAAGCAGAAGCTTAA
- a CDS encoding tetratricopeptide repeat protein, producing the protein MLNNIRSKQVILIVAILLLGGFLFTRDVKGLVKPKDEAGKMPTNGQASTSSSAPKITIEEVSNTAKNLVSSATAKEIIALESSYKSASEADKITTAKTLAQKWDDVEQSIPSAMYLEVVANNEGTLSNWLNAGTRFLKAFDNTQDSLIQPAMLQKANNAFTKALAIDTNNNDAKTGLGITIVNGLGAPMSGIAMLLDVVKKDPKNLKANMNLGMFAIKSGQFDKAIIRFNDIISNIKATPDAYFYLATAYENLGKNTEAIDAYLNSKKLAANPTLSGFIDKKVAELKNKR; encoded by the coding sequence ATGTTAAACAATATCCGTTCAAAACAAGTTATTCTTATTGTCGCAATATTATTGCTTGGCGGATTTTTGTTTACTAGAGACGTTAAGGGTTTGGTTAAACCAAAAGATGAAGCTGGTAAAATGCCAACCAATGGGCAAGCCTCTACTTCGTCATCGGCTCCGAAAATTACTATTGAAGAAGTTTCTAACACAGCAAAAAACTTAGTAAGCAGTGCAACTGCCAAAGAGATTATTGCTTTAGAAAGCTCATATAAAAGTGCTTCGGAAGCAGATAAAATTACAACTGCCAAAACATTAGCTCAGAAATGGGATGACGTTGAACAATCTATACCAAGTGCAATGTACTTAGAGGTTGTTGCCAATAATGAAGGTACGCTTTCTAATTGGCTGAATGCAGGAACTCGTTTTTTGAAAGCTTTTGACAACACCCAAGACAGCTTGATACAACCAGCTATGCTGCAAAAGGCTAATAATGCTTTTACCAAAGCACTAGCAATTGACACCAACAATAACGATGCTAAAACTGGGTTAGGGATTACTATCGTTAATGGTTTAGGTGCTCCAATGAGTGGTATCGCAATGTTATTGGATGTGGTTAAGAAAGATCCAAAAAACTTAAAAGCAAATATGAATTTAGGTATGTTTGCGATTAAATCTGGTCAGTTTGACAAAGCTATAATTCGTTTTAACGATATCATTAGCAACATCAAAGCTACACCAGATGCCTATTTTTACTTAGCTACGGCTTATGAAAATCTAGGAAAAAACACAGAAGCAATAGACGCTTATTTAAATAGCAAAAAATTAGCAGCGAATCCTACTTTATCGGGCTTTATAGATAAGAAGGTGGCTGAGTTAAAGAATAAACGTTAA
- a CDS encoding Rne/Rng family ribonuclease encodes MVKELIIDSTPAGVTIALIEDKYLVEIHKEQINNNYAVGDIYLGRIKKIMPGLNAAFVDVGYEKDAFLHYFDLGPQVQSLIKLTKIKRNGTVNGTLLDNFKLEADINKAGKISEIVSKNLILPVQIAKEPISTKGPRLSSDLSIAGRYIVLVPFSNVISISKKIKSNTERNRLKKIIESIKPKNFGVIIRTVSEGKGVAELQKDLLDSVSKWENFTKKLPDAEPSKRVWGEMDRTSTLIRDILSTDFTNVHVNDANLFEDIRSYVHEISPEMEKIVKLYKHKEPIFEHFGVEKQIKNGFGKTVNLAGGAYLVVEHTEALHVIDVNSGNRTASKENQEENALQVNKEAAKEIARQLRLRDMGGIVVIDFIDMHKPANRKMLFDYLRELMLLDRAKHTILPPSKFGLVQITRQRVRPEMNIVTVEKCPTCDGTGEIKASIVLMDDIESNLTYILQEQNEKNITLCVHPYIAAFINKGLISLKWKWFLKFGQRIRVKAISSYNLTEFHFLSSKDEEIKL; translated from the coding sequence TTGGTAAAGGAATTAATAATCGATTCTACTCCTGCGGGAGTAACCATAGCTTTAATTGAAGACAAGTACCTTGTAGAAATACATAAAGAGCAAATCAACAATAATTACGCCGTAGGCGATATTTATTTAGGTCGCATTAAAAAAATTATGCCCGGCCTAAATGCTGCATTTGTTGATGTGGGTTATGAGAAAGATGCATTTTTGCATTATTTCGATTTAGGTCCGCAAGTACAATCTTTAATAAAGCTTACTAAAATTAAGCGTAACGGCACAGTCAATGGAACTTTATTAGACAATTTTAAATTAGAGGCCGACATTAATAAAGCGGGTAAAATATCCGAAATTGTCAGCAAGAATTTGATCTTACCTGTTCAAATTGCTAAAGAACCAATTTCTACTAAAGGACCAAGATTAAGCTCTGATCTTTCTATTGCAGGAAGATACATTGTCTTAGTTCCTTTTTCGAACGTAATTTCGATTTCTAAAAAGATTAAAAGCAATACCGAACGTAATCGTTTAAAAAAGATTATTGAAAGTATTAAGCCTAAAAACTTTGGAGTAATCATTAGAACCGTTTCCGAAGGAAAAGGCGTTGCCGAATTACAAAAAGATTTATTGGATTCTGTATCCAAATGGGAAAACTTTACTAAAAAGTTGCCCGATGCAGAACCTTCTAAACGTGTTTGGGGAGAGATGGATCGTACTTCTACCCTAATCAGAGATATTTTAAGCACCGATTTTACAAACGTACATGTAAATGATGCAAACCTGTTCGAAGATATTCGTTCTTATGTGCACGAAATTTCTCCAGAGATGGAAAAAATCGTTAAGCTGTATAAACATAAAGAACCAATTTTTGAGCATTTTGGTGTTGAGAAACAAATTAAAAATGGCTTCGGCAAAACAGTAAATCTTGCTGGCGGAGCTTATTTGGTAGTAGAACATACCGAAGCTTTACACGTTATTGATGTAAACAGCGGTAATAGAACTGCTAGCAAAGAAAATCAAGAAGAAAATGCACTTCAAGTAAATAAAGAAGCTGCTAAAGAAATTGCTCGTCAGTTGAGATTGCGAGATATGGGTGGTATTGTTGTTATCGATTTTATCGATATGCATAAACCAGCCAATAGAAAAATGCTCTTTGATTATCTACGCGAGTTGATGTTGTTAGACCGTGCTAAACACACCATTTTACCTCCAAGTAAATTTGGCTTAGTACAAATTACCCGTCAACGTGTTAGACCAGAGATGAACATTGTTACGGTTGAGAAATGCCCAACTTGTGATGGTACTGGCGAAATTAAAGCCAGTATCGTTTTAATGGACGACATTGAAAGTAACTTAACTTACATTTTGCAAGAGCAGAATGAAAAGAATATTACACTTTGTGTGCATCCTTACATTGCAGCTTTCATTAACAAAGGATTAATTTCCCTAAAATGGAAATGGTTCTTGAAATTTGGACAACGCATTAGGGTTAAAGCGATATCTTCTTATAACTTAACTGAGTTTCATTTTTTATCTTCAAAAGATGAAGAGATAAAATTGTAA